Sequence from the Gloeocapsopsis dulcis genome:
TCTTCTACTAAAGGTAAAACAATATAAGCTTGACGCCCTTGGGCAATCTCGCGGTTAATTAAATCGTAGGTGTGAGTGCGTTCTTTTGCTGATAAAACTGTTGTCTGAATTTGTTGTCTTCCTGGTGGTAGTTCGTCAATTTGACTAACGTCTAAATCTCCATGCAGTGTTAGCGCGAGTGTACGGGGGATGGGAGTGGCTGTCATTGTCAAAACATGGGGAGATTCGCCCTTTTGCTGTAACTGCGCCCGCTGTCCCACTCCAAAGCGATGCTGTTCGTCAATCACAACTAAACCTAAACGCTGAAAGTTAACTTTTTCTTGAATCAAAGCATGAGTACCGACTAAAAGCGGTAATTCGCCTGTTTCGAGTTGAGCATGAATTTGGCGGCGTTTTGCGGTTTTTGTTGAACCTGTTAACAGTTCTACGGGTAAATGCAACAGATTAAACCAACTCACTAACTTACGATAGTGTTGTTCTGCTAACACTTCTGTTGGAGCCATTAATGCTGCTTGATAGCCTGATTGAATCGCTGCCAGGATTGCTACGACAGCAACAACAGTTTTCCCCGAACCTACATCTCCTTGTACCAATCGATTCATCGGTACTGGCTTTTGTAAGTCGTCGAGAATATCGTTAACAACTCGCGATTGAGCGTTAGTAAGTTGAAAAGGTAGGAGTTGGTAAAACGTTTCTATAAGTTGTCCGGTACGCGCTAAAACCGCACTATTTTGAATTTGACGTGCTTTGTACTGGCGTTGTAGTAAACCGAGTTGTAAATAGAAAAATTCATCAAACACAAGGCGACGCCGCGCAACTTCTAAGGAGGTGCTATCTGAGGGAAAGTGAATATTGGCGATCGCTGCTTTCAACTCCATCAAACCATATTTATCGCGCAGACGAAATGGCAAGGGATCTTTGAGATGTACGCACGCAGGTAAAGCTGCAGTAACCGCCTTGCGCACCATATCTGCGCCTACACCCTCAGTCAAAGCATATACTGGCACTACTCGACCGATTGTGAGCGAATCAATTGTATCTCCTGGATGTGCCAAAACTTCGATTTCTGGATCTTCTAACGTTAAACCGTATTTGCTTTCTTTGACTAACCCTGAAGCAGCTACGACTGCACCCACAGGATAGCGACGTTTTTGCTGTTCTTGCCAACCACGATGACTATATCGCGCGCCTGCAAAAAAACGACTAATCCGAATTTGAGCAGTATTATCTTTGAGGACAAGTTCTAAGATCGTTAATTTAGGATTTCGCGGGCTATTGAAGCAGGTACAGCGCTTGACTGTTGCTAATAGTGTTACTGTTTCGCCTGCTTGCAGTTCTCGGATATTGACTTGTCGGGCATAATCGATGTGGTCGCGGGGGTAGTAAAACAAAATGTCGCGTACTGTATACAGCCCCAGTCTTGCTAAGTAACCAGCTCTTCTCACTCCTACTTCGGGTAAGCTTTTTAAGGGCTGCTCTAAGCTTGGCGCGATGCGGATTGCAGTTTCTGTCTGCACCGGTTGTACTAGAGGTGTTGTTGGCGGGAGTTTTGTTTTCGTTGAGTATGGTCGCTCTACTTGGCTTTGCTCAGTTGGCACATCTTCCCCATGCTGATATCTTTGTGTGTGATACACGCATCTTCGTGCTTCAGCTACCAGGTGTTGTCGTTCTTCTAATGGCAATTCTGGATATTTGGCAAATTGTGCCGCTATTTCTTGCCACCGCTGACGCTCATCTAACGGCAGAGTTACCGGAGGTTTACCAAAACTAAGACAGAGAAATTCACTAAAGCGATATTGCTTGCCTATTAAATCAGCAAAGCCGCGTTCTGCTTCTACTGCCAATGCTTTTTGCAATCGCCCTAAATCTAGTGATGTCATAAGTAGTTAGCAAGTCAGCCGCGAGCGATCGGTTCCCTCTACAACTTTAATACGTAACACAATGCTAATCTTCAAACCAGCTAGCCCGCCACGCTGCTTCTGCTTCTGCAATGGCTTGCTCGCGCTGTTTCTTGTAATATTCTTTTAATAAAGTGCGGATGCGGGTTTCTAGATGACGAATTTGGTTACGCTTAGCTCTTAGTGTCGTATCAGCAAACTCAATTTCGCCCAGCCGTAAGTAAACAGCCACAAGCGTTGTGACGCTAGATTCTTCTTGATTGCTATTACTTTCTGCTTCGACTAATAAGTTTAATAAATTTGGCGGTCCAGCAGTCGCTTCGGCTGGAAGTTCAGGTGTGTTTAACGCTGCATCGAGTAAGGGAAAGGGGAGTTTCTCTGGTAAGATCTTTGCTTGCTGGAGTAGATAGTTAATTTCACGCGAAATCGTTTTCAGTTGCAGGGCGATCGCCTGCTCGATATTTTGCTGCCACTTGATCAAATCTATCGGATTTGCAGGAAATTTTAGCAGAGTGCTAGAACTTGATGGATGAGAACTGACAGATTCCAATAATGCCTCTTCTGTGGCTTCTAGCTTGAGATCTTCTTTAATGTCTTCTTCTAAGTTCTCTTTTTCCTCAACCTGTGTTATTGCCAATAACTGCTCAATTGCTTTCCGTATTACCTTCCGGACATCTTGCTGCAATTGTTGCCGCTGGCTAAAAGATAAACTCAAAAATGCTTCTGGGTAGCCCTGCGTACACAAGTGATAAGTAGCTAAGATTGCTTGTTGTCGTACAGCTTGCCCTAAGGCTAGGAAATAATTAGTGTAAGCTGCGTAAAGTTCTTCTGCTAGAACACGACACGCTTCTTCTAAAGCTGCAATCTCCCGTTTAATTTGTTCAATCGTTGCCATTGCCTCAAAAACTAGGGGTCAGGACTCAGCGATCAGGGGTCAGGGGAGTTACTTGTAATCAGGGTTGAGCTTAAGAGAGTCGTGAAGTTCTGAGTCCTGACCCCTAATTCTACTTACTGCCCATTTGCGCAGCAACTTCTTCTGCGAAATTGCTTTCTTGCTTATCGATACCTTCACCTAAGACAAAGCGGACAAAGCGACGCACTTGAATATTTTCACCCAATTGCGCGATCGCCTGTTTCACTAAATCTTCCACAGAAATGTTTTGGTCGCGAATATAGGGTTGATCCATCAAAGTCATTTCTTTCAGGCGTTTTTCAATACGACCTTGAACGATTTTTTCTTTGATGTTGTCTGGCTTTTTCGCCAAATCATCCCGTCCCATTTCGATTTCTTTTTCTTTCTGGGCGATATCGACTGGGATATCTTCTACTTTGACATACTCGACATTCGGGCAAGCCGCAACTTGCATGGCGATATTCCGCACCAGCGTTTGAAATTCTTCACGACGAGCCACGAAGTCTGTCTCGCAGTTAACTTCTACTAACACACCAACTCTACCGCCAGTGTGGATATAGCTACCTACGAGTCCTTCTGCTGCTACGCGCCCAGCTTTTTTGTCAGCAGAGGTGATACCTTTTTGCCGCAGCCATTCAATGGCTTTGTCCATATCACCGTCGTTTTCTTTCAGCGCCTTTTTGCAGTCCATCATGCCAGCGCCGGTTCTTTCGCGTAGCTCTTTGACGACTTGTGCAGATATTTCCGCCATCTTGCCTCAATTTCCTACTTAACTAAATTGGAGCTTTTAGGTAATTCCACAAAGCTATATTTTATTCTTCTGCGGTTTGTTCCTCGTCTTCATCTGGTAGCAATGAGTCAGTATACTCGATTTCGCTTTCGTCGTATTCGAGATCTTCCTCTGCACCTTCGTAATCGTATTCTTCTGCTTCTAGCTGACCGTGACGTCCTTCATAAATTGCGTCTGCTAATTTACCGACAATCAGCTTGATTGAGCGAATCGCGTCATCGTTGGCTGGGATCGGAACATCAACAACGTCGGGATCGCAGTTGGTGTCTAGCATTGACACAATTTGAATCCCTAGTTTTTGACATTCTTGTACGGCATTGTACTCCCGACGTTGGTCTACAATCACGACTACATCAGGAATTTTCCGCATCGTTTTAATTCCACCCAAATACTTCTGTAGCTTTGCCATCTCGCGGCGCAGTACCGAAGCTTCTTTTTTTGGTAACAAATCTAACGCTCCGTTTTCTTCGCGGCGCTCCAATTCTTTTAACCGCTCTGCGCGCGTTTTGATTGTTGTCCAGTTAGTCAGCATTCCGCCTAACCATCTTTGGTTGACGTAGTACGAACCACAACGTGCTGCTTCTTGGGCAATGATTCCTGCTGCTTGCCGCTTTGTACCGACAAAGAGAAATTTCTTACCTTGTTCGGCAGCGGTGCGCGTATGTTGATACGCCTCATCCATTAACTGGGCAGTTTGCACCAGGTCAATGATATGCACTCCATTACGCGAGGTGTAGATATAAGGAGCCATTTTTGGATTCCACCGTCGGGTTTGATGCCCAAAGTGAACCCCTGCCTCCATCATTTGCGCCAATGAGACAACTGGCATGTGTTCTTCTCCTATTTCGGGTTAATCCTCCATCCAGGTGTATTTCCTTATCGGAAACACCCGAAAAAAACTGGATGTGCGATTTTGGTCAACTCTACTAGTGTATCACATCAAAAACCCTACTTGGCGCGGGAAGTAGACTGCATTTGAGCGTAAGCAGAATAAACACCTTGAACGTTGTACCAATTCAGAAAAATCCGCGCAATTTCGAGGGCTAATTGCGGTTTACCCTGATCGATTAACCACTGAAGTACGGGAGCCAAGCTACGTTCATTGAGATTGCCACCCAGTGAAAGCAATCCCCAAAGAAGACGGTGCAGCCAAGTCATTTGAATCATCATCCGCACTTCCCAAATTGGGTGTTTCTGATAAAATAAGACACCCATGCGCCCGCGTTGCACTTCTTTTTCTATCAAGTTAGGAATTTGCTTGAGGTTAAAGGGAGGATGCCAGTGATAGCCAACTGCGGCAGGACATTTTACAAGTTTTAAGCCTAGTTGTTTTAACCGCACTCCTAATTCCAAATCTTCCCAGCCATAGAGTTGAAATCGAGTATCAAATAGTCCTGCTTTTTCCAACCAGTGACGGGCGATCGCTACATTTCCCGTCGCAAAATAAGCCGCCGAAAAATCGGTAATTTTGTACGGTTCCGCTGTAGGTTCGGCAAAGTTGCAAGTATTGATTACAAGACCATAGGTAAAAACGCGCTCGCTACCATAAGTTTGCTGTCCTTGCTGTAATCCGTCAGCATGCGCCTGGAGGAAATTTTCTGTCACAACGAGGTCGCTATCAATAAAAATAATTGTATCGCCCTGGGCGTTTTCTACACCCAAATTGCGCGCTGCTGCTGGTCCTTGGTGATCTTGCATATGCGATCGCACATGTGGAAACTCAGCAGCATTGTCTTGCAACCACTCTAAAGTGCCATCTGTAGAACCATCGTCTACTAAAACAACTTCGTACCCTTCGATAGCACTATCATCTGCTAAATTTTGCTGTTCGAGAGCTTTTAAACATTTTGCTAAAATCGGCTGACGATTGTAAGTTGGAATCACAATACTAAAAAACACGCTTCCCCCTAGCACCACCTACAAAAGTCATCATGAATTTTACCCATTAACGCTATTGCCGTAGATCCCTATCAATTCATAATGCATCATGGCTTATGACGGAATGATAAATAAATCTGTGCCATGGCTGACAAGAATGCGCATAAATTAGTTAGATAATAATCACTCGTTGTTTTGCCATATCGAGGAATCAATGGGTCGTGCTACCAAAGTTGTCCTAGCATACTCCGGTGGAGTAGATACTTCCGTCTGTATTCCCTATCTTAAGAAAGAGTGGGGCGTTGCAGAAGTTATTACATTAGCTGCAGATTTAGGACAGGGAGATGAGTTAGAACCAATTCAACAAAAAGCGCTGCAATCAGGTGCAAGTGAATCGCTTGTCATTAATGCGCAAGAAAGCTTTGTTAAAGATTATGCCTTTGCCGCAATTCAGGCAAACGCTTTGTATGAAAATCGCTACCCACTTTCGACGGCTTTGGCGCGTCCCTTGATTGCGAAGCTTTTGGTAGAAGCCGCAGAAAAGTACGGTGCAGATGCAGTAGCGCATGGCTGCACAGGTAAAGGTAACGATCAAGTCCGGTTTGATGTCTCTATTGCTGCACTTAACCCAAATTTGAAAGTGCTAGCCCCAGCGCGCGAATGGGGAATGAGTCGTGAGGAAACAATTGCGTATGGAGAACGTTTTGGTATTCCAGCACCAGTCAAAAAATCTTCTCCTTACAGTATTGATCGTAATTTACTCGGTCGCAGCATCGAAGCTGGACCACTAGAAGATCCCCGCACTGAACCACTTGAAGAAATTTATTTGATGACAAAGGCGATCGCGGATACTCCCGATACGCCAGAATACGTTGAAATCAGCTTTGAGCAAGGTATTCCTACCAAACTCAATGGAGAAGCGATCGCACCTGTCGAACTAATCGCTCAACTCAACCAAATTGCTGGTAATCACGGAGTTGGGCGTATTGACATGGTAGAAAACCGTTTAGTTGGGATCAAATCACGGGAAATCTATGAAACACCAGCACTGTTGGTTTTAATTCAAGCACACCGTGACTTAGAAAGTCTCACACTAACAGCAGATGTCGCACACTACAAGCGTGGTATTGAAGAAACTTACAGCCAAATGATTTACAACGGTTTGTGGTACAGTCCCCTAAAAAGTGCACTTGATGCTTTTGTACAAAAAACTCAAGAGCGCGTATCTGGTACTGTACGCCTTAAATTCTTAAAAGGCAACGCAGCAATTGTTGGTCGCTGGTCTGATAATTCCCTTTATACTCCAGATTTAGCGACTTATGGTGCCGACGATCAATTCGATCACAAAGCAGCAGAAGGTTTTATCTACGTTTGGGGACTACCAACTCGAATTTGGTCAAAGCACGTTAGGGATTAGGAGTGAGGGGCGAGGAGTGAGGGGTGAGGGGTGAGTAGTTTTGTTCGCGCAGCGTGCCGGAGGCATTAGAATTTTCTCAACTCGCTTAAACTTATAACTCAACACTCAACACTCATTTTACTCCCCCAGCTTCCTCAGCTTTAAAACCCCGATCTCCGACTCCTGTCCCCCGATCCCTTAGTCTTCACTTGCGATCTTCTTAACTTGGCGAGACTCCCACCACAAGGGAACAACAATCCAGCCAATGGCAATAACTAAGGCTAAAATGGCAAATTCACCCACCCAAGACACCAAC
This genomic interval carries:
- a CDS encoding glycosyltransferase family 2 protein, with the protein product MFFSIVIPTYNRQPILAKCLKALEQQNLADDSAIEGYEVVLVDDGSTDGTLEWLQDNAAEFPHVRSHMQDHQGPAAARNLGVENAQGDTIIFIDSDLVVTENFLQAHADGLQQGQQTYGSERVFTYGLVINTCNFAEPTAEPYKITDFSAAYFATGNVAIARHWLEKAGLFDTRFQLYGWEDLELGVRLKQLGLKLVKCPAAVGYHWHPPFNLKQIPNLIEKEVQRGRMGVLFYQKHPIWEVRMMIQMTWLHRLLWGLLSLGGNLNERSLAPVLQWLIDQGKPQLALEIARIFLNWYNVQGVYSAYAQMQSTSRAK
- the recG gene encoding ATP-dependent DNA helicase RecG → MTSLDLGRLQKALAVEAERGFADLIGKQYRFSEFLCLSFGKPPVTLPLDERQRWQEIAAQFAKYPELPLEERQHLVAEARRCVYHTQRYQHGEDVPTEQSQVERPYSTKTKLPPTTPLVQPVQTETAIRIAPSLEQPLKSLPEVGVRRAGYLARLGLYTVRDILFYYPRDHIDYARQVNIRELQAGETVTLLATVKRCTCFNSPRNPKLTILELVLKDNTAQIRISRFFAGARYSHRGWQEQQKRRYPVGAVVAASGLVKESKYGLTLEDPEIEVLAHPGDTIDSLTIGRVVPVYALTEGVGADMVRKAVTAALPACVHLKDPLPFRLRDKYGLMELKAAIANIHFPSDSTSLEVARRRLVFDEFFYLQLGLLQRQYKARQIQNSAVLARTGQLIETFYQLLPFQLTNAQSRVVNDILDDLQKPVPMNRLVQGDVGSGKTVVAVVAILAAIQSGYQAALMAPTEVLAEQHYRKLVSWFNLLHLPVELLTGSTKTAKRRQIHAQLETGELPLLVGTHALIQEKVNFQRLGLVVIDEQHRFGVGQRAQLQQKGESPHVLTMTATPIPRTLALTLHGDLDVSQIDELPPGRQQIQTTVLSAKERTHTYDLINREIAQGRQAYIVLPLVEESEKLDVRAAVEEHQRLQESIFPQYQVGLLHGRMSSADKDAAINQFRDNQTQILVSTTVIEVGVDVPNATVMMIENAERFGLSQLHQLRGRVGRGAAKSYCLLMSNSKAETAISRLKVLEQSQDGFFISEMDMRFRGPGEVLGTRQSGLPDFTLASLVEDQEVLELARIAAEKVIELDATLERWRLMKAELEYRYQKLMGGAILT
- a CDS encoding argininosuccinate synthase, whose product is MGRATKVVLAYSGGVDTSVCIPYLKKEWGVAEVITLAADLGQGDELEPIQQKALQSGASESLVINAQESFVKDYAFAAIQANALYENRYPLSTALARPLIAKLLVEAAEKYGADAVAHGCTGKGNDQVRFDVSIAALNPNLKVLAPAREWGMSREETIAYGERFGIPAPVKKSSPYSIDRNLLGRSIEAGPLEDPRTEPLEEIYLMTKAIADTPDTPEYVEISFEQGIPTKLNGEAIAPVELIAQLNQIAGNHGVGRIDMVENRLVGIKSREIYETPALLVLIQAHRDLESLTLTADVAHYKRGIEETYSQMIYNGLWYSPLKSALDAFVQKTQERVSGTVRLKFLKGNAAIVGRWSDNSLYTPDLATYGADDQFDHKAAEGFIYVWGLPTRIWSKHVRD
- the rpsB gene encoding 30S ribosomal protein S2 translates to MPVVSLAQMMEAGVHFGHQTRRWNPKMAPYIYTSRNGVHIIDLVQTAQLMDEAYQHTRTAAEQGKKFLFVGTKRQAAGIIAQEAARCGSYYVNQRWLGGMLTNWTTIKTRAERLKELERREENGALDLLPKKEASVLRREMAKLQKYLGGIKTMRKIPDVVVIVDQRREYNAVQECQKLGIQIVSMLDTNCDPDVVDVPIPANDDAIRSIKLIVGKLADAIYEGRHGQLEAEEYDYEGAEEDLEYDESEIEYTDSLLPDEDEEQTAEE
- the tsf gene encoding translation elongation factor Ts, whose protein sequence is MAEISAQVVKELRERTGAGMMDCKKALKENDGDMDKAIEWLRQKGITSADKKAGRVAAEGLVGSYIHTGGRVGVLVEVNCETDFVARREEFQTLVRNIAMQVAACPNVEYVKVEDIPVDIAQKEKEIEMGRDDLAKKPDNIKEKIVQGRIEKRLKEMTLMDQPYIRDQNISVEDLVKQAIAQLGENIQVRRFVRFVLGEGIDKQESNFAEEVAAQMGSK